Below is a genomic region from Tumebacillus amylolyticus.
TATGCGTTCTCCCCCTTCTCCGGTCTACGTGCCGAGTCTGTTTGCAAGCATTTCGGACGATTATAACGGAGAGAAAGAGAGAATACAAGGGGTATTTTCTGGTGGTCACCGTATCGCTCTAAGTGGGGACAAGTAAAAGGAGGATGATTGCACACCCGCAACCTCCCCCCCATGCTCATGCCTCCACTTGCGCTCTTAATACTCTTTTTTTATTACAAAAAACGAACCCCGGATTGTTCCGGCCAGTTTCGACTTCTGTCTAGCAAACTTAAACTTTCCTTCTAGCTCCTTGGGTACTTCCATCCCCTCCGAAAGCTTAAAACCAACGGCCCGTTTCTTAGGGTCGTCGACCGTATACATGACGTTGATCGCAAGACCGTCCTCATAAAAAACGTAGGCCATTTTGATATTTTCCACTTGAAAACGCGAGGTTTCCAAAGGATTGGCCGAAAACTCAAGATCACGTTCTTCCTTCAAAATTCGGTTCACATACTCAAGGGTCTCCTGGCTTTCACCGGCTGGTACAACCGCAAATTCATGCTTGTATTTGTTCATGAAGTAGCGGGCTTCATTGGCACGTAAACCGGCAAGCGCTTCTACTACAGGTGAAGACTCCAACCCAACCGTAGACACGTTTTTGAAATCAACTGTATAGGACATTTGCATCTCTCCTCTTAGCTGTTACTAATCCAACACCTTCTCAAGATCGCTGCACCATTTACCCCAACCGAACTTCGCACCTTGAAGTGCCGGAGCATTCGAGATTCCGCTTTGTTCGAGATGAAGGTTCACCTTGCCGTCGCCTAGCTCCTGCAGCGTCCAGGTGATCGTGTGTTGCTCCGCTCCGCTGGACCAGGTATAGGACACCCGGTTTGGCGCGTCCACGACCAGCACTTCGCCTTCGATAATTCCATTCCAATATTCGTTCGGCTGGGTACGAAACTGAAAGCGGTGTCCGACGACAGGCTTAAAATCATTCTCCATCGGCTGGCCGGTGTGGATGTTGGCCACCCACTTGGCAAGCTTGCTTGAATCGGTCAAAGCGGACCAAAGCTTCTCGATTGTTGTCGTGTACTGAAAATCCAAAGTTAATGTCATACTCATTCTTCTTCTTCCTCCTCCAATAGTCGGTTCAAGCGCAACAGATTCGCACTCCAGAACTGGCTGTAGAAAGCCACCCAATCTTGTATTTCTCTGAGCGGAGAGGCGTTAAGCCGAAACCGGGTTTCTCTGCCGACTTTTCGGTCAAGTACCAGTCCGGCCTCTTTCAGGATTGCCAGATGCTTGGATACCGCTGTACGGCCCATTGGAAACTGTGCCGTTAATTCATGAAGCGGTACCTCCTCTGCCTCTGCCAACAGACGGATCAATTGTCGCCTCGTTGGATCTGCAATCGCATCAAACACATCCCGCAATTGGTTGTTCTCGCTCACAACACCCATCCACCCCCGACGATCGCAATGATTCCAAATACGGGTCAGAATCAGACACCAAATGGTGTCTCTTTTATTATACGACACCATTTGGTGTCCTGTAAAGCAAGACCCCACAAACAGAAAAAGACCGTCGCCACGATGGTAGATGTGGCGAGGTCTCCCTTCTACTTTCACACGATCTTTTCGTTTCCGTTGAAACACTTACGTATCGGACTGCAACGTGTACATCCGATACGGTTCCCCGTAACACACGCCTAGATTCCGACCGGTTACACCTGCGAAACTATTCCATCGACACCCGTGTTAATTTGCCATCCTCCATTCGATACACCTTGTCGCAGTACGAAAGCATCCGTTCGTCGTGCGTAACCATAACCGCCGCTTTTTGACGCGACTTGGCCTCTTTGGCGATCAAAGCGACCACTTCATGTGCGCGCTTCGTGTCGAGGCTGGCCGTAGGTTCATCTGCCAAAATGACATTCGGGTTGTTCATGAAAGCTCGCGCAATCGCTGTCCGT
It encodes:
- a CDS encoding phage tail protein gives rise to the protein MSYTVDFKNVSTVGLESSPVVEALAGLRANEARYFMNKYKHEFAVVPAGESQETLEYVNRILKEERDLEFSANPLETSRFQVENIKMAYVFYEDGLAINVMYTVDDPKKRAVGFKLSEGMEVPKELEGKFKFARQKSKLAGTIRGSFFVIKKEY
- a CDS encoding SRPBCC family protein, coding for MSMTLTLDFQYTTTIEKLWSALTDSSKLAKWVANIHTGQPMENDFKPVVGHRFQFRTQPNEYWNGIIEGEVLVVDAPNRVSYTWSSGAEQHTITWTLQELGDGKVNLHLEQSGISNAPALQGAKFGWGKWCSDLEKVLD
- a CDS encoding metalloregulator ArsR/SmtB family transcription factor; the encoded protein is MSENNQLRDVFDAIADPTRRQLIRLLAEAEEVPLHELTAQFPMGRTAVSKHLAILKEAGLVLDRKVGRETRFRLNASPLREIQDWVAFYSQFWSANLLRLNRLLEEEEEE